The following are encoded together in the Pleurocapsa sp. FMAR1 genome:
- a CDS encoding ISL3 family transposase, which produces MSNRVHSNYQRSLLDVSWGNYQVCLKLSTRKLFCSNSNCERRIFTQRLPKIAAPWARRTERLNIQLIKVGLAQGGLPGSRLTQHLGVKISRQTLLRLVMKMPLPSHPVPKVLGVDDWAYRKRHTYGTILVDLETRQPIDLLSDRTATTLAEWLQEHPGVEIISRDRAKAYKEGASRGCPEAIQIADRFHLLQNLAQMLEVVLNQHRTLLKNVEDETNNCPIIEDQKVVAQPIQPPPNPVKALKLAEVRREQRKEKYDQVWALHKKGYGGKAIAHHLGIGKSTVFRYLRSPTFPERKGRSDKGRGKVSPYKKYLQSRWNSGFHDTQKLYAEIKLQGYEGSYVTLARYTHRLREAQGLKPREKLNKPLPIVFEPKKSLMTVRQAVWLILRHSINQNKAETEAIELLKKQHPDLNTGISLAMDFADLVRRKAVRPRVADRRKGTRTKKQNKLAEWLKNAEESKIRAISGFANKLKDDLDAVTNGVTYQWSNGQVEGQVNRLKMLKRQMYGRASHELLKKRFLCPV; this is translated from the coding sequence ATAAGCAATCGCGTCCATAGTAATTATCAGCGATCGCTATTAGATGTATCTTGGGGGAACTATCAAGTCTGTTTGAAGCTTTCAACCCGAAAATTATTTTGTTCAAACTCAAATTGTGAGCGTCGAATTTTCACACAGAGATTACCCAAAATAGCAGCACCTTGGGCGAGACGAACAGAGCGATTGAATATTCAACTTATTAAAGTAGGTTTAGCACAGGGAGGATTACCAGGGTCACGTTTGACTCAACACTTAGGAGTAAAAATTAGCCGTCAAACCCTACTCAGGTTAGTAATGAAAATGCCATTACCATCTCACCCTGTCCCAAAAGTCTTAGGAGTTGATGACTGGGCTTATCGTAAACGCCACACCTACGGTACTATTTTGGTAGATTTGGAAACTCGTCAGCCAATAGACTTGTTATCTGACCGCACAGCTACAACTTTAGCCGAATGGCTACAAGAGCATCCTGGGGTTGAAATCATCTCCAGAGATAGAGCCAAAGCTTATAAAGAAGGAGCGTCAAGAGGATGTCCAGAAGCCATTCAAATAGCAGACCGCTTCCACTTACTACAAAATTTAGCTCAAATGTTAGAAGTAGTGTTGAATCAACACCGAACATTACTGAAGAATGTGGAAGATGAGACCAATAATTGTCCGATTATTGAAGATCAAAAAGTTGTAGCTCAACCAATTCAGCCTCCTCCGAATCCTGTAAAAGCTCTCAAACTTGCCGAAGTAAGACGGGAGCAAAGAAAAGAAAAATACGACCAAGTATGGGCTTTACACAAAAAAGGTTATGGAGGAAAAGCAATTGCTCACCACTTAGGGATTGGCAAAAGTACTGTTTTTCGTTATCTTCGCAGCCCAACTTTTCCTGAAAGAAAAGGACGAAGTGATAAAGGACGAGGTAAAGTTTCTCCTTACAAAAAGTATCTTCAGTCACGATGGAATTCTGGTTTTCACGATACTCAGAAACTTTATGCTGAAATTAAATTACAGGGTTATGAAGGAAGCTATGTCACTTTAGCTCGATATACTCACCGTCTGCGTGAAGCACAGGGACTTAAACCAAGAGAAAAACTTAATAAACCATTACCGATAGTGTTTGAACCGAAAAAATCGCTGATGACTGTACGTCAAGCAGTATGGCTAATTCTACGTCATAGCATCAACCAAAACAAAGCCGAAACGGAAGCCATTGAATTATTGAAAAAACAACATCCAGATCTTAATACGGGAATTTCTTTAGCAATGGATTTTGCCGATTTAGTTCGTCGAAAAGCGGTGCGACCCCGCGTCGCCGACAGGCGCAAGGGAACGCGCACCAAGAAACAAAATAAATTAGCAGAATGGTTGAAAAACGCCGAGGAAAGTAAGATAAGAGCCATTAGTGGTTTTGCGAACAAACTAAAAGATGATTTAGATGCAGTCACAAATGGAGTGACTTATCAATGGAGCAATGGGCAAGTAGAAGGACAAGTTAATCGACTCAAGATGTTAAAAAGGCAAATGTATGGACGTGCCAGTCACGAACTACTCAAGAAAAGATTTTTGTGTCCTGTCTAG
- a CDS encoding DUF6679 family protein, whose product MLHRKIYQLCQDGREVCIFLRDQQRWIEGGCIVDFEGDIVTIRYETEEEDEISSWEEMVRLESIGAVTQKLASVSKTNSEIIVSDDCPEAEQIHPPSPEHNQD is encoded by the coding sequence ATGTTACACCGCAAGATTTATCAACTCTGTCAAGATGGTCGTGAAGTTTGTATTTTCTTGCGGGATCAGCAACGCTGGATTGAAGGCGGATGTATTGTTGATTTCGAGGGAGATATTGTGACGATCCGCTATGAGACAGAGGAAGAAGACGAAATTAGCTCCTGGGAGGAAATGGTGCGTCTAGAAAGTATCGGTGCTGTTACCCAAAAGCTGGCTTCGGTATCAAAAACCAACAGTGAAATTATAGTTTCCGATGACTGTCCTGAAGCAGAGCAAATCCATCCTCCCTCACCAGAACATAATCAAGATTAA
- a CDS encoding DUF3769 domain-containing protein yields MSEVKTKASFLPSKLNLLTTQPDSEITTNSPRYLITQERQGEQRKFQIPTNQEFQPSIPIEEIEVIEVIADRQEYDEQRKVITAQGNVVMRFAQSVMTSDRLEINLSDRLAVAKGNVVLKRGQQVLRGAKFEYYLVSDRGMIFNARGEIYQPSLSQDTNVNQRLAPEQTIFDRALSDRLINAQPLTDITAGEGIGATIGSSRDINNSNNSVGGTINRLRFQANRLDFSGTNWTASNLRLTNDPFSPPELELRAKTATFEQVSPLVNKLTTTKSRVVIDDSLALPLLASSYAFDGRPGRGAGLFSLGFDGQDRGGLYIEKTLRLLNGTKYSLNITPQYFLERALFPTAFSFSNSEDGGFDLATLGLRSNFQANLTPRSNFGANVSLTSFNFNNIEDNLRARVGLQQTLGNVANPYTFALAYNYRDRLFNGSLGFQTVRSSIGGVLTSPNIAIANTGVNLRYQASIQNISADTDRQDLLEADRNNDRINLTRYQGALFINKNFPIWSGTALPSTQYQGLRYTPVPVVPYLQIYTGVSGVGSFYSNSDTQLSLEGTIGIQGQIGHFSRSWLDYTGFKLGYSQNLRGDESPFLFDRLVDRQILDLGITQQVYGPIRLGVQTSIDLNNNQEISTDYLVEYSRRTHNITLRYNPVLQVGSFSLRISDFNWQGNPQPFDNEGISPVIQGVKQ; encoded by the coding sequence TTGTCTGAAGTTAAAACAAAAGCAAGTTTTCTGCCTAGTAAACTAAATTTATTAACCACGCAGCCAGATTCAGAGATTACAACAAATTCTCCTCGTTATTTAATTACTCAAGAACGTCAAGGTGAGCAAAGAAAATTTCAAATACCGACTAATCAAGAGTTTCAACCATCAATTCCCATTGAAGAAATTGAAGTAATTGAGGTAATTGCCGATCGCCAAGAATATGACGAACAAAGAAAAGTAATTACGGCTCAAGGTAATGTGGTCATGCGTTTTGCTCAATCTGTGATGACTAGCGATCGCCTGGAAATAAATTTAAGCGATCGCCTAGCAGTTGCTAAGGGTAATGTCGTTCTCAAACGAGGTCAACAGGTATTACGGGGAGCAAAGTTTGAATACTATCTAGTTAGCGATCGCGGGATGATTTTTAATGCCAGAGGCGAAATTTATCAGCCTAGTTTAAGTCAAGATACTAACGTTAACCAGAGATTAGCACCAGAACAAACAATCTTCGATCGGGCTTTGAGCGATCGCTTGATTAATGCCCAACCCTTAACAGACATAACTGCTGGCGAGGGTATTGGGGCAACTATAGGCAGCAGCAGAGATATAAATAATAGCAATAATTCCGTAGGTGGGACAATTAATCGTCTGCGCTTTCAAGCTAATCGGCTAGACTTTAGTGGAACTAACTGGACAGCAAGCAATCTACGTCTGACTAACGATCCTTTTTCTCCGCCAGAACTAGAATTACGCGCCAAAACCGCTACTTTTGAACAGGTTTCTCCCTTAGTAAATAAGCTGACTACTACCAAGTCTCGTGTGGTAATTGATGATAGTTTAGCTTTACCGCTTTTAGCTAGTTCTTATGCCTTTGATGGTCGTCCTGGTCGAGGTGCTGGATTGTTTAGTCTAGGATTTGATGGGCAAGATAGAGGTGGTTTGTATATTGAGAAAACTTTGCGTCTTCTCAACGGGACAAAATATAGCTTAAATATTACTCCACAATACTTTTTGGAGCGAGCTTTATTTCCTACTGCTTTTAGCTTTAGCAATTCTGAGGATGGGGGATTTGATTTAGCAACATTGGGCTTGAGAAGCAATTTTCAGGCAAATTTGACCCCTCGCAGCAATTTTGGAGCAAATGTTTCCTTAACCAGCTTTAATTTTAACAATATAGAAGACAATTTACGAGCCAGGGTTGGGCTACAGCAAACTCTAGGTAATGTAGCTAATCCCTATACATTCGCTCTGGCATACAATTATCGCGATCGCCTTTTTAATGGTTCTTTGGGCTTTCAAACAGTTAGAAGTAGTATTGGTGGGGTGCTGACTTCGCCGAATATTGCGATCGCTAATACTGGTGTTAATTTAAGATATCAGGCTTCAATTCAAAACATCAGTGCCGATACCGATAGACAAGACCTTCTTGAGGCAGATAGAAACAATGACCGCATCAACCTGACTCGTTATCAAGGAGCGTTGTTTATTAATAAAAACTTTCCTATCTGGTCGGGAACAGCGTTGCCAAGTACTCAATACCAAGGATTGCGCTATACTCCCGTGCCTGTAGTTCCCTATTTACAAATATATACAGGAGTTTCAGGGGTAGGTAGTTTTTATAGCAATAGTGATACTCAGCTATCTTTAGAGGGAACTATCGGTATTCAAGGACAAATAGGTCACTTTTCTCGTTCTTGGCTCGACTATACAGGATTTAAGCTTGGCTACTCGCAAAATCTTCGTGGGGATGAATCGCCTTTTCTCTTCGATCGTTTAGTGGATCGTCAAATCCTGGATCTGGGTATTACTCAACAAGTTTATGGACCAATTCGTTTGGGGGTTCAGACATCTATTGATTTAAATAATAATCAGGAAATCAGTACAGATTACCTTGTAGAATACAGTCGTCGAACTCACAATATTACTCTGCGCTATAATCCTGTGTTACAAGTTGGTTCTTTTAGCCTCCGCATCAGCGACTTTAACTGGCAAGGAAATCCTCAACCTTTTGACAATGAGGGGATTAGCCCAGTTATTCAGGGAGTTAAACAATGA
- a CDS encoding MBL fold metallo-hydrolase: MSKSQGKALSSSLPLSCFVYGAGHGDEGICLLLQIGNYRILLDCGLENLQALLEQNQPPVDLIFCSHAHDDHCRGLLQLHQAFPQLPIYTSEVTSRLLAVHWHDKNSLEQLNWCTTVSWRSPVNISQDLQIELVPAGHLPGAAAIVITYTTPERSYRVMYTGDFSVSNFQLVEGMSIDSLRGLSPDILIIEGSYGTVRHPHRRLQEKQLMERIYQALMQDKNVLLPVPPIGLGQEILKLLRSHHQFTGKNVDIWVDDSVAVACDIYLDLLSEFPVSVRNFAKHQSLFWDERISPKMRRLDPLGNIASDQTGVFLVDYRSDLWEYPATETKEWLILLPEHPQNYIHPDSSQLELLHSLSSVSIETYLLAEHSDGRNTTQLIHNLRPQHVIFVHGSLNYLLELASLEELRNRYQIHAPVDEMLVELPIGDRFLQPKAPQPIFYEGELNEVGSAIAMILPDHISNDSRWKNIADTGIIQARWQGDELVVRGVSQRELLSSNSQARISSDLDCCDRCLHYGNQRCWNQMSPLYGFKVVPEGYCPVFEAKKEAN, translated from the coding sequence ATGAGTAAAAGTCAGGGAAAAGCTTTATCTAGCTCCCTGCCTTTATCCTGTTTTGTGTATGGAGCAGGTCACGGAGATGAAGGCATCTGTTTGCTGTTGCAGATTGGTAATTATCGCATTTTATTAGATTGCGGTCTGGAAAATTTGCAGGCACTACTTGAACAGAATCAGCCTCCAGTAGATCTTATTTTTTGCTCTCATGCTCACGACGATCATTGTCGGGGATTATTACAACTTCATCAGGCTTTTCCGCAACTGCCAATTTACACTAGTGAAGTTACGTCAAGATTACTGGCTGTTCATTGGCATGATAAAAATAGTCTTGAACAGCTAAATTGGTGTACGACAGTATCCTGGCGATCGCCAGTAAACATTAGCCAAGACTTACAGATAGAATTAGTACCTGCGGGACATTTGCCTGGTGCTGCTGCTATTGTCATTACCTACACTACCCCCGAACGTAGCTACAGAGTGATGTATACGGGAGATTTTTCTGTTTCTAACTTTCAGCTAGTAGAAGGAATGTCCATTGATAGTTTGCGGGGGCTATCTCCTGACATTCTAATTATAGAGGGCAGTTATGGTACTGTGCGCCATCCTCATCGTCGCCTCCAAGAAAAGCAGTTAATGGAGCGTATTTACCAAGCCTTGATGCAGGATAAAAATGTGTTACTTCCCGTGCCTCCAATCGGCTTAGGGCAAGAAATACTCAAATTATTACGTTCCCACCATCAGTTTACAGGCAAAAATGTTGATATTTGGGTGGATGATTCTGTCGCTGTTGCCTGTGATATTTATCTAGATTTATTGTCTGAATTTCCTGTATCTGTCCGCAATTTTGCCAAGCATCAATCCTTGTTTTGGGATGAACGTATCTCTCCCAAAATGCGTCGTCTAGATCCTCTGGGAAATATAGCTTCTGACCAAACTGGGGTATTTTTGGTAGATTATCGCAGTGACTTATGGGAATATCCGGCTACAGAGACAAAAGAATGGCTGATCTTGTTACCAGAACATCCTCAGAACTACATTCACCCAGATTCATCACAGCTAGAGTTGCTTCATAGCCTATCTTCGGTGTCTATTGAGACTTATTTATTGGCTGAACATAGTGATGGGCGCAACACTACTCAGTTGATTCATAATTTACGACCCCAGCACGTTATTTTTGTCCACGGCTCGTTAAACTATTTACTGGAGCTTGCTAGTCTAGAAGAATTGCGTAACCGCTATCAGATTCACGCTCCTGTTGATGAAATGTTAGTAGAGTTGCCCATTGGCGATCGCTTTTTACAGCCAAAAGCACCTCAGCCTATTTTTTATGAAGGAGAGCTAAATGAGGTTGGTTCGGCGATCGCCATGATTTTACCCGATCATATTAGTAACGACTCTAGATGGAAAAACATCGCCGATACAGGCATTATCCAGGCACGTTGGCAGGGAGATGAACTAGTAGTTCGGGGAGTATCTCAAAGAGAACTACTTAGTTCTAATAGCCAAGCTCGAATATCATCAGATTTAGACTGCTGCGATCGCTGTTTACACTATGGTAATCAACGTTGCTGGAATCAAATGTCGCCTCTTTACGGCTTTAAGGTAGTTCCAGAAGGCTACTGTCCAGTTTTTGAAGCCAAAAAAGAAGCTAATTAA
- a CDS encoding ribonuclease R family protein, translating into MEFSIATLLAQFVDEKLVAGKNLEKKLGCEDEEGIQKLQITLDALEKISVLTKERGKYRRLYEDDVVEAKLRCSSKGFCFAIQDQENADDIYVRESHLSNAWNGDRVFVKIIKEGSRRRSPEGEVKLILERSNPSLLATVTTKEEKYRAIPLDDRLLFELDLKDNGQDLQAAIEHLVHVSVLRYPLGQHPPLGQVTKVLGSDAEEAADVDIVSCKHDLPQDFPEKAIAATAKLPSARIPAAETKSRLDLKDKLTFTIESESNLANSDWIENAFTLEKTAADNWQLGIHIADVAHYIEQDTILDRIARKRGIAVNLRKQVLPLFPEKVSKLCSLIPGKNRLAISVMITLDAQGNIVEYQIAPTVISVDHQLTYQETQELISGESKPDKKLASLVPMLSDLFFTLSPLVKAQRLQRGGLEVSTPEIHSLFKDEGRVGTILGVSALPVHSMLTELTILAGKVVAEHLQALELPGVYCTQAEPDIEELEDLIKLGNNLGLELNINVEDTVSSQDYQRLTEQFNTSSATMVLNYLLQTTFKPVKYLTKPGKHFGLAYEDGYAHCISPGQRYVDLIIQRILKAVFEHGRDRRHSRTKEGVDLNSSSCHGQINWKVLPPTIQEQIETDIQTTLPFLNDREKQAEDAEKDLAGLKKAEQMKERTGKIFEGLITGVQSYGFFVEIEDLLVEGLVHVSSLKDDWYEYRSRNSCLVGRKNQTAYRLGDRVEVEVKSVDYYRQQIDLVTVGGGSEAQNADWEEE; encoded by the coding sequence ATGGAATTTTCAATCGCTACATTATTAGCCCAGTTCGTTGATGAAAAATTAGTCGCGGGCAAAAATTTAGAAAAAAAACTTGGTTGTGAAGACGAGGAGGGAATTCAAAAACTACAGATAACTCTTGATGCTTTAGAAAAAATTAGCGTCTTGACCAAAGAAAGAGGCAAATATCGTCGTCTGTATGAAGATGACGTGGTCGAAGCAAAATTAAGATGCTCTAGTAAAGGATTTTGCTTTGCCATCCAAGATCAGGAAAATGCCGATGACATTTATGTGCGAGAAAGCCACTTAAGTAATGCCTGGAATGGCGATCGCGTTTTCGTCAAAATTATTAAAGAAGGCAGTCGTCGTCGCTCTCCTGAAGGTGAAGTTAAGTTAATTTTAGAACGCTCTAATCCTTCGCTGTTAGCCACGGTTACGACAAAAGAAGAAAAATATCGGGCGATACCCCTTGATGACCGCTTATTATTTGAACTTGACCTCAAAGACAATGGTCAAGACCTCCAGGCAGCTATAGAACACCTAGTTCACGTGTCAGTCCTGCGCTATCCTCTAGGGCAGCATCCCCCATTAGGTCAGGTGACCAAGGTGCTGGGCAGTGATGCTGAAGAAGCTGCCGATGTAGATATTGTTTCTTGTAAACATGATTTACCCCAGGATTTTCCTGAAAAAGCGATCGCTGCTACTGCAAAATTACCTAGTGCGCGTATACCCGCAGCCGAAACTAAAAGTCGTTTAGATTTAAAAGACAAGCTAACTTTTACCATCGAATCTGAGTCTAACCTGGCAAATAGTGACTGGATTGAGAATGCTTTTACCTTAGAAAAAACCGCAGCCGACAACTGGCAGCTAGGAATCCACATTGCCGATGTAGCTCACTACATAGAACAGGATACGATCTTAGATCGCATAGCCAGAAAACGGGGTATTGCCGTGAATCTTCGCAAGCAAGTTTTGCCTTTGTTTCCTGAAAAAGTTAGTAAGCTTTGCTCTTTAATTCCAGGCAAAAACCGTCTGGCAATTTCGGTAATGATTACTCTAGATGCTCAAGGCAATATTGTTGAATATCAAATTGCACCGACCGTAATTTCTGTAGATCATCAGCTTACCTATCAAGAAACTCAAGAATTAATCAGTGGCGAGTCAAAACCAGACAAAAAGCTAGCATCTCTTGTGCCGATGTTATCAGATTTGTTTTTTACTCTAAGTCCATTAGTTAAAGCTCAACGTTTGCAGAGAGGAGGTTTAGAAGTAAGCACACCAGAAATTCATAGTCTTTTTAAAGATGAGGGAAGAGTGGGAACAATTTTGGGAGTGTCCGCCTTACCTGTGCATTCGATGCTAACAGAATTAACAATTCTGGCAGGAAAAGTAGTTGCCGAACATTTACAGGCATTGGAACTACCAGGAGTTTACTGTACTCAAGCAGAGCCAGACATAGAAGAACTAGAAGATTTAATCAAGCTGGGTAATAACCTGGGCTTAGAGCTTAATATTAATGTAGAAGACACTGTATCTTCCCAAGACTATCAAAGACTTACGGAGCAGTTTAATACATCTTCAGCAACAATGGTATTGAATTACCTGTTGCAAACCACCTTTAAACCAGTCAAGTATCTGACTAAACCAGGAAAACACTTTGGCTTGGCTTATGAAGATGGTTATGCTCACTGCATTTCCCCTGGTCAGAGATACGTCGATTTGATCATTCAGCGGATTTTGAAGGCAGTATTTGAGCATGGACGCGATCGCCGTCACAGTCGTACCAAAGAGGGTGTAGACCTGAATAGCAGCAGTTGTCATGGACAAATCAACTGGAAAGTATTGCCTCCGACTATCCAAGAGCAGATTGAAACCGATATTCAAACTACGCTACCATTTTTAAATGACCGCGAAAAACAGGCAGAAGATGCAGAAAAAGATCTGGCGGGACTGAAGAAAGCCGAACAAATGAAAGAACGTACAGGTAAAATCTTTGAAGGCTTAATCACAGGAGTACAGTCCTATGGTTTCTTTGTCGAAATCGAAGATTTACTAGTAGAAGGTTTAGTTCACGTTAGTTCTTTAAAAGACGACTGGTACGAATATCGCTCTCGTAATAGCTGTTTGGTGGGTAGAAAAAATCAGACTGCTTATCGTTTGGGCGATCGTGTTGAAGTAGAAGTCAAAAGTGTAGACTACTATCGTCAGCAAATCGATCTAGTTACCGTTGGCGGTGGCAGCGAGGCACAGAATGCTGATTGGGAAGAAGAATGA
- a CDS encoding response regulator: MKNYQNSLFAIDLPKIKMKMAMINVLIADDQNFVRKTLAAYLEPEIDLNVVGFAENGKIAIAQVAKLRPDVVLMDIEMPIMDGFAATKAIVQKFADTKVLMLSIHDRKQDIADALELGAKGYWLKNTTAQELADAIRHVHNGYFQLALKLVEKHFSKSTAENSLPQDPALSHKLDVVDKVLAKIEQKVSIFEQLTPQSLNETVESIVKQEMHFRRERDANLQFSLDRLKHQINQFEKNTSLAIKVQLIVNLFLIVAVCVLSYMVFYP; encoded by the coding sequence TTGAAAAACTATCAAAACTCGTTATTTGCTATTGATTTACCAAAAATAAAGATGAAGATGGCGATGATTAATGTTCTTATAGCTGACGATCAAAATTTTGTCCGCAAAACTTTAGCAGCATATTTAGAACCAGAAATAGACCTGAATGTAGTTGGTTTTGCTGAAAACGGAAAAATCGCGATCGCTCAAGTGGCAAAACTCAGGCCAGACGTAGTTTTGATGGATATTGAGATGCCAATTATGGATGGTTTTGCAGCTACAAAAGCCATTGTCCAAAAATTTGCCGATACCAAAGTTTTAATGCTTAGTATCCATGACCGAAAGCAGGATATTGCTGATGCTCTGGAGTTGGGGGCAAAAGGCTATTGGCTAAAAAACACCACTGCCCAAGAATTAGCCGATGCAATTAGACACGTTCACAATGGCTATTTCCAATTAGCGTTGAAATTGGTAGAAAAACACTTTAGTAAATCTACAGCAGAAAACTCTTTGCCACAAGATCCTGCCTTAAGTCATAAATTAGATGTTGTTGATAAAGTTTTGGCTAAAATCGAACAAAAAGTTAGTATATTTGAACAATTAACTCCCCAAAGCTTAAACGAAACTGTAGAAAGCATTGTTAAACAAGAAATGCATTTTCGCAGAGAACGAGATGCCAATCTGCAATTCAGTCTGGATCGTTTAAAACATCAAATAAATCAGTTTGAAAAAAATACTAGTTTGGCTATCAAAGTACAGCTTATTGTTAATCTATTTTTGATTGTCGCTGTGTGCGTTTTAAGCTACATGGTCTTTTACCCCTAG
- a CDS encoding Crp/Fnr family transcriptional regulator codes for MYKLSSPILNKPVNRLLAALPTEDYQSLSPHLEPIKLTQHQVLFYAGEEYKYAYFPSHSIVSTIVTMENGSTTEIGVIGNEGMVGLPIILNTSCTNSTAIVQVADNGYRITAKQLKEEFNRQGALNRLLMRYIQARIIELGQTAACNRYHNLEQRFARWLLTLRDNIQQDEFQLTQEFISQMLGVRRTGVTEVASKFQKAGIINYKRGLIRIVSHEKLEAHACECYWLIAKEFSSLLD; via the coding sequence ATGTACAAATTGTCCTCACCAATTTTAAACAAGCCAGTCAATCGGCTATTAGCCGCTCTACCAACCGAAGACTATCAAAGCCTTTCACCTCATTTAGAGCCAATAAAGCTGACTCAGCATCAAGTTCTATTTTATGCTGGAGAAGAATACAAATATGCTTACTTTCCTTCTCACTCAATTGTCTCTACCATAGTGACTATGGAAAACGGTTCAACAACAGAGATTGGAGTTATCGGCAATGAAGGCATGGTCGGGCTGCCAATCATCTTGAATACTAGTTGCACAAACTCTACAGCTATAGTTCAGGTGGCTGACAATGGCTATCGAATCACTGCTAAGCAACTAAAAGAAGAGTTTAATCGTCAAGGAGCGTTAAATCGTCTGCTGATGCGCTACATTCAGGCTCGCATCATCGAGCTTGGTCAAACTGCTGCCTGTAATCGCTATCACAACCTTGAGCAGCGATTTGCTCGTTGGTTGCTCACGCTACGAGATAATATTCAACAAGACGAATTCCAGTTAACTCAAGAATTTATCTCCCAAATGCTGGGGGTGCGCCGTACTGGTGTAACCGAAGTAGCTAGCAAATTTCAAAAAGCAGGCATTATTAACTATAAACGTGGCTTGATACGTATTGTCTCTCATGAAAAGCTAGAGGCTCATGCCTGCGAATGTTACTGGCTAATTGCTAAAGAGTTTTCAAGCTTGCTCGATTGA
- a CDS encoding group II intron reverse transcriptase/maturase, with the protein MMTHSISYSDNWKFADWKGFQKVLFRLQRRIYKATREGDKAKAKSLQKLILSSRSARMLAIRQVTQLNTGKKTAGIDGKKLLSFKERFDLEETLRKNYKTWVHQGLREIPIPKKDGSKRILKIPTIADRAYQCLLKYALEPAHEATFHARSYGFRPGRGTHDAQKNLFNNLRSKSNGIKKRVLEIDISKCFDRISHKSILDIVIAPDFIIDGIRRCLKIGVNPQFPNQGTPQGGVVSPLLANIALNGIELIGEQRTSKCTRYADDMVFILKPEDSAEQILAKVEEFLAKRGMEVNQKKTKVTASTDGFDFLGWKFYVQKNGKFRSIPSVDNFKAFRNKVKYIVNNSNYDAETKVSKLAPVVRGWRNYHKFCKMDGSRFNLGRLSQRTFKVFLKQKSINRYKAVKMVKNAFPTVSYSENKFVNVKGEKTPFDGDINYWAKRNSKYYDGAIASTLRKQNHSCGYCGLKFLYGEKVELHHIDGNHNNWDRENLIANHRSCHHYTHMGKGRKD; encoded by the coding sequence ATTATGACGCATAGCATAAGTTATAGCGATAACTGGAAATTTGCCGACTGGAAGGGATTTCAGAAAGTATTATTTCGCCTCCAAAGGAGAATATACAAAGCAACTAGAGAAGGAGACAAAGCTAAGGCTAAAAGTCTACAGAAGTTGATTCTATCTTCTCGTTCAGCAAGGATGCTAGCAATTAGACAAGTAACTCAACTAAACACAGGAAAGAAAACGGCTGGAATTGATGGCAAGAAATTATTGTCATTCAAGGAAAGGTTTGACTTAGAGGAAACTCTAAGAAAGAACTACAAAACTTGGGTACACCAGGGACTTCGCGAGATACCCATTCCTAAAAAGGATGGCAGCAAGCGAATACTGAAAATACCAACAATAGCCGATAGAGCATATCAATGTTTACTGAAATATGCTCTAGAACCAGCACACGAAGCAACGTTCCATGCTCGAAGCTACGGGTTTAGACCAGGACGAGGCACACATGACGCCCAAAAAAACCTGTTCAACAATCTAAGAAGCAAAAGCAACGGAATTAAAAAGAGAGTTCTAGAAATAGACATCTCTAAATGCTTTGACCGCATAAGTCATAAATCCATCTTAGACATAGTTATTGCTCCCGATTTTATTATAGACGGAATACGTCGATGTCTTAAAATCGGAGTTAACCCACAGTTTCCCAATCAAGGTACACCGCAAGGTGGAGTTGTAAGCCCATTATTGGCTAACATTGCTTTGAACGGCATAGAACTAATTGGGGAACAAAGGACATCTAAGTGTACTCGTTATGCGGATGACATGGTTTTCATACTAAAACCAGAAGATAGTGCAGAACAAATACTTGCCAAAGTTGAAGAATTTCTTGCCAAACGAGGAATGGAAGTTAACCAAAAGAAGACCAAAGTAACGGCTTCGACAGATGGTTTTGACTTTCTTGGATGGAAATTTTACGTCCAAAAAAACGGCAAGTTTAGGAGCATCCCATCAGTGGACAACTTCAAAGCTTTTCGTAACAAAGTTAAATACATCGTCAACAACTCTAACTATGATGCGGAAACAAAAGTGTCAAAGCTAGCGCCTGTCGTTAGGGGATGGCGCAATTACCATAAATTCTGCAAGATGGACGGTTCAAGATTCAATTTAGGGAGATTATCCCAAAGAACATTCAAAGTGTTCTTAAAACAAAAATCTATAAACCGCTATAAAGCAGTCAAAATGGTCAAAAACGCCTTCCCAACTGTTAGTTACTCAGAGAACAAATTTGTCAACGTCAAAGGAGAAAAGACTCCTTTTGATGGAGACATAAACTACTGGGCAAAGAGAAACAGTAAATATTACGACGGAGCAATAGCAAGCACGCTTAGAAAACAAAATCATTCATGTGGATATTGTGGATTGAAATTTCTCTACGGAGAAAAAGTAGAATTACATCATATTGATGGTAATCACAACAACTGGGACAGGGAGAATCTAATCGCCAATCACAGAAGCTGTCACCACTATACACACATGGGCAAAGGTCGGAAAGACTAA